A region from the Ptychodera flava strain L36383 chromosome 10, AS_Pfla_20210202, whole genome shotgun sequence genome encodes:
- the LOC139141511 gene encoding para-nitrobenzyl esterase-like yields the protein MSTKLTTALVSRTSTKGETTTAPPTSTRDRKTEMLFTSTTRTTSAPKSTRESTVQMTEPITTTEAVKLHCEAEVTSDKKDIIDRILDCQVNGTDVDVAQNVLQIVNNLLNAGNDVLAASEEQDDSASRLWTNSRSINKRRSCLQRDPIRKTPINDLRWKPPVSLKDSGNCWSGTLQALDFAPVCFQKPTGPGIIRSEDCLYLNVYTPSLDTSANLPVMVWIHGGGLMISGSSSAGYHPNLTTVIDTGMVYVSFNYRLNGFGFLALDILSEQSDSHTSGNYGFMDQILVLEWVRDNIKDFGGNPDLVTLFGQSGGATSVMALSVSPLAEGLFHRAWMSSAAPHFQITLEEASKANLVFLERSHCSDVECIYSLTPEEVLRAIPTDVYPYWGDVRFLDLPIKGLLSGGLCIVDGVVIPLDPLTVWKEGKAADIPLVIGTTAQETDFFPLSTEIRNWSWAQYEGRVAEHLDTFGKDITVQALSLYPYDKTKDTPELIYTTMATDVRATCGNSLNAEHASLSLKSPVYRYVSTWWPSEPFSDSGLPWKPRYAFHTSDMYAFFGFIPYYIPNPTKEDMQFQALMQQAIVYFAKEGVMPPEFNWLKEPDSVALIGNEMVIQEDYHKKECKFWMNNRFYRYSAML from the exons ATGTCGACTAAACTCACCACAGCGTTAGTATCGAGAACATCCACCAAGGGAGAAACAACGACAGCGCCACCCACGTCAACTAGAGACAGGAAAACTGAAATGCTATTCACGTCTACTACAAGAACAACAAGTGCGCCGAAGTCGACGAGAGAAAGTACGGTTCAAATGACAGAACCAATAACAACCACGGAAGCCGTCAAACTTCATTGTGAAGCAGAAGTAACGAGTGACAAAAAAG ATATTATTGACAGAATTCTGGACTGTCAGGTCAATGGAACTGATGTGGATGTCGCACAAAATGTGCTACAAATCGTGAATAATTTGCTGAACGCTGGAAATGACGTATTGGCAGCTAGTGAGGAACAGGACGACAGCGCCTCAAG ACTGTGGACCAATAGCAGGTCGATCAACAAGAGGCGTTCATGTCTTCAAAGGGATCCCATACGCAAAACACCAATCAACGACTTAAGATGGAAACCACCCGTTTCCCTGAAAGATAGTGGTAACTGCTGGTCAGGCACTCTCCAAGCTTTGGATTTTGCACCGGTATGTTTTCAAAAGCCTACAGGTCCTGGTATTATACGGAGTGAAGATTGCCTGTATTTGAATGTCTACACGCCTTCCCTGGACACCTCAGCCAACTTGCCTGTTATGGTATGGATTCATGGCGGAGGTCTCATGATTAGTGGATCTTCGTCGGCGGGTTACCATCCCAACCTTACAACAGTCATTGATACAGGCATGGTGTATGTATCCTTTAACTACAGGCTGAACGGATTTGGTTTTCTTGCGCTAGATATTTTATCAGAACAGTCAGACAGCCATACATCTGGAAATTATGGATTTATGGATCAAATCCTTGTACTGGAATGGGTGAGGGATAATATCAAAGACTTTGGTGGCAATCCTGATCTAGTTACTCTCTTTGGACAAAGTGGAGGAGCTACTTCCGTGATGGCACTATCTGTATCTCCTCTCGCCGAGGGACTTTTCCATCGTGCCTGGATGTCGAGTGCTGCTCCACATTTTCAAATAACCTTGGAAGAGGCGTCTAAGGCTAACTTGGTGTTCCTAGAGAGATCCCACTGTAGCGACGTCGAATGCATTTATTCCCTGACCCCTGAAGAAGTTTTACGTGCTATTCCCACCGATGTCTATCCGTATTGGGGTGATGTGAGATTTCTAGACCTTCCCATTAAAGGCTTACTTAGCGGTGGGTTGTGCATTGTTGATGGGGTGGTCATTCCTCTTGACCCATTAACAGTATGGAAGGAGGGCAAGGCTGCTGATATACCACTAGTCATAG GCACAACAGCTCAAGAAACCGACTTCTTTCCGTTGTCGACAGAGATTCGGAATTGGTCTTGGGCTCAGTATGAAGGTCGCGTAGCAG AACACCTTGATACATTTGGCAAAGACATCACGGTGCAGGCATTGTCGCTTTATCCCTATGACAAGACAAAGGATACACCTGAGTTGATTTATACAACGATGGCGACTGATGTTAGAGCCACTTGTGGAAATTCCTTGAATGCTGAACACGCTTCCTTGTCATTGAAATCACCCGTGTATCGCTATGTATCCACATGGTGGCCTTCGGAACCGTTTTCGGATTCAGGACTCCCATGGAAACCTCGCTATGCTTTCCATACATCGGACATGTATGCATTCTTCGGGTTCATTCCGTATTACATTCCAAATCCGACCAAAGAGGACATGCAATTCCAGGCCCTGATGCAGCAGGCAATTGTGTATTTCGCTAAAGAGGGCGTGATGCCGCCAGAGTTCAACTGGTTGAAAGAACCGGATAGCGTTGCACTGATTGGCAATGAAATGGTAATTCAAGAAGATTACCACAAGAAGGAGTGCAAATTTTGGATGAACAATAGGTTTTACCGTTACTCAGCGATGCTTTAA